A single window of Rhodamnia argentea isolate NSW1041297 chromosome 5, ASM2092103v1, whole genome shotgun sequence DNA harbors:
- the LOC125315334 gene encoding uncharacterized protein LOC125315334: MRLCRRKYGFNISRLSYKDLVKAIDEQGKCTVEEVYYQIPGKSLRDGVRHVFDDNGLRDIVYQHLHGHEIFPYVECNGNGHQETLLEARNESEVADDACHGDPRGREAEPFHIAHVLELCAQARKKPAYWDVDDEDDEDDETLVHTFCTSDVDDEDMQLTRARVRKYHEKIKQPFRELNEAISINRNDRPPTSLDGDDGEYDECDDSSSEDEDDDVAVQPQRKTKFPFYDASSASPVLCVSMKFDDVKQFRDAIIRSLREEHTCSIAFDNNRVTSVWLAKHFFSTIKAMPNIKGPHPKQLVREQIGVNVSSSQCKRAKYKVMRTLMGTYKEEYAQIWEYARECKYRNPPSRIHVEVVEKPLLSDGTQFNRMYVCFEACRKGFLAGCGKVIGFEVLAAIARDGNNQMFPTAWAVVKILTGAYTCLFNVWGLVPAIADLMPYLEHGMCARHIYANWAKKYKGEQLREVPKNPTQAAGVGERTAESNDAGQSARTNRYKGSKFG, from the exons ATGCGATTATGTAGGAGGAAATATGGATTTAACATCAGTAGGCTGTCTTATAAAGACCTTGTCAAGGCTATAGATGAACAGGGCAAATGCACAGTAGAAGAAGTTTACTATCAAATTCCCGGTAAAAGTCTTAGGGATGGTGTGAGACATGTGTTTGATGATAATGGTTTGAGAGATATTGTCTACCAACATCTGCatggtcatgaaatttttcCGTATGTTGAATGCAATGGTAATGGACATCAGGAAACACTATTGGAAGCTCGTAATGAAAGCGAAGTAGCTGATGATGCATGTCATGGAGATCCGAGAGGGCGGGAAGCTGAGCCTTTTCACATAGCTCATGTCCTAGAGTTATGTGCGCAAGCTCGG AAGAAACCCGCATACTGGGATGttgacgatgaagatgatgaagatgacgaaacacttgTGCATACATTTTGTACaagtgatgttgatgatgaggaTATGCAACTGACTAGGGCACGGGTGAGGAAATATCATGAAAAGATTAAACAACCATTTCGGGAGCTTAATGAGGCCATTTCGATAAACCGGAATGACAGACCTCCAACATCATTAGATGGTGATGATGGTGAATATGATGAATGCGATGATAGTAGCTCggaagatgaggatgatgatgttGCAGTTCAACCACAAAGGAAAACTAAGTTTCCCTTTTATGATGCAAGTAGTGCAAGTCCAGTATTATGTGTATCGATGAAGTTTGATGATGTGAAGCAATTTAGAGATGCTATT ATTCGCTCACTGCGGGAGGAGCACACATGTAGTATTGCTTTCGATAATAATAGAGTGACTAGTGTGTGGCTAGCCAAGCATTTCTTCAGCACCATTAAGGCCATGCCAAACATTAAAGGTCCTCATCCGAAACAACTAGTTAGAGAGCAAATAGGTGTGAATGTTTCCAGCAGTCAATGCAAAAGGGCCAAGTACAAGGTGATGCGTACGTTGATGGGTACGTACAAAGAAGAATATGCACAAATCTGGGAGTATGCTAGGGAATGCAAGTACCGGAATCCTCCTAGTAGAATTCATGTTGAAGTTGTGGAGAAGCCATTGCTTAGTGATGGGACACAGTTTAATAGGATGTATGTATGTTTCGAGGCATGCAGAAAAGGGTTCCTAGCTGGCTGCGGGAAAGTCATTGGTTTCGAGGTCTTGGCCGCCATTGCCAGAgatggaaataatcaaatgtttCCAACAGCATGGGCTGTTGTGAAG ATACTAACTGGTGCTTACACATGCTTGTTCAATGTGTGGGGACTTGTGCCAGCAATTGCTGATTTGATGCCGTATCTTGAGCACGGAATGTGTGCTCGGCACATATATGCTAATTGGGCTAAGAAGTATAAAGGAGAGCAATTGCGAGAG GTTCCGAAAAATCCAACTCAGGCTGCGGGGGTAGGTGAGCGCACCGCAGAAAGTAACGATGCGGGACAAAGCGCGAGGACAAATCGGTACAAAGGATCAAAGTTCGGGTGA